Proteins encoded together in one Yersinia mollaretii ATCC 43969 window:
- a CDS encoding GNAT family N-acetyltransferase, with translation MSIEIRLYQESDRPFLRTLYLASRRAAFSWLDGEHFRLEDFDRSTMGETVLVAMDGDRHLGFASIFMEESFLHNLFVDPTAQHHGAGKALLQAAQALFTTHGSLKCLEKNQRALTFYQKQGWVVIATGKSSDGDYVLMHWHNEKVK, from the coding sequence GCCCCTTTCTGCGCACTCTGTATCTGGCATCACGGCGAGCGGCCTTTAGCTGGCTGGATGGGGAGCATTTTCGTTTGGAAGATTTTGATCGTTCCACTATGGGAGAGACCGTTTTGGTCGCCATGGATGGTGATCGACATTTGGGTTTCGCCTCAATTTTTATGGAGGAGAGTTTCCTGCATAACCTGTTTGTTGATCCTACCGCGCAGCATCACGGGGCGGGCAAGGCATTATTACAAGCAGCACAAGCGCTATTTACCACACATGGTTCACTAAAATGTCTGGAAAAAAACCAGCGAGCGCTGACATTTTATCAAAAACAGGGTTGGGTAGTGATTGCGACGGGTAAGAGCAGTGACGGCGATTACGTTTTGATGCATTGGCATAATGAAAAAGTTAAATAA